One window of Aerococcus tenax genomic DNA carries:
- the typA gene encoding translational GTPase TypA yields the protein MGNRNDIRNVAIIAHVDHGKTTLVNQLLEESDTLDERTQLADRAMDSNAIERERGITILAKNTAVNYKGTRINIMDTPGHADFGGEVERIMTMVDGVVLVVDAFEGTMPQTRFVLQKAFEAGKPAVVVVNKIDKPAARPLEVVDEVLDLFIELGADESQIEFPVVYASAVNGTSSLAPDPEKQEKTMDPLFDSILENIPAPEDNEDEPLQFQVCMLDYNDYVGRIGVGRVFRGTIRVGDTVTLNKLDGSQKNFRVTKLFGYLGLDRIEIDEAKAGDIIAVSGMEDIYVGETVTDTEVQETLPALHIDEPTLQMTFLTNDSPFAGREGDKVTARKIEERLKYELHTDVSLRVEDTDQPDQWVVSGRGELHLSILIENMRREGFELQVSRPKVIRKVIDGVECEPFEAVQIDTPEEYQGAVIQSLNERHGTMRNMENTGRGTARLEYLVPSRGMIGYSTEFVQMTHGYGILNHTFEQYQAVIKEEIGGRRNGALVSTETGKATTYGIMQVEDRGTIFVEPGTEVYEGMIVGENSREADIDVNIVRSKNLTNVRSATKDQTATIKAPRILNLEQSLEFMDDDEYCEVTPENVRLRKQILNKSERARYNKRKKKND from the coding sequence ATGGGAAATCGCAATGATATTCGTAACGTCGCAATTATTGCTCACGTTGACCACGGGAAGACAACGTTGGTGAACCAACTCTTAGAAGAATCAGATACACTGGATGAGCGTACCCAGCTGGCTGACCGTGCCATGGATTCCAATGCGATTGAACGTGAACGCGGAATTACTATCTTAGCCAAGAATACCGCGGTGAATTATAAGGGCACCCGGATTAACATCATGGATACTCCAGGCCACGCCGACTTCGGTGGTGAAGTGGAACGGATTATGACCATGGTGGATGGCGTGGTTTTAGTGGTGGACGCCTTTGAAGGGACCATGCCTCAAACCCGCTTCGTCTTACAAAAGGCCTTCGAAGCAGGTAAACCAGCCGTGGTTGTGGTCAATAAAATTGATAAACCTGCAGCCCGTCCCCTGGAAGTGGTTGACGAAGTCTTAGACCTCTTCATTGAACTAGGGGCGGATGAGAGTCAAATTGAATTCCCCGTCGTTTATGCTTCCGCTGTGAACGGGACTTCAAGCTTGGCTCCAGATCCTGAAAAACAAGAAAAAACCATGGACCCGCTCTTTGATAGTATTCTGGAAAACATTCCTGCCCCAGAAGATAATGAAGATGAACCCCTCCAATTTCAAGTCTGCATGCTCGATTATAATGACTATGTAGGTCGTATCGGAGTGGGCCGGGTCTTCCGTGGAACCATCCGAGTGGGCGATACCGTGACCTTAAACAAGTTAGACGGTAGTCAAAAGAACTTCCGGGTCACTAAATTATTCGGTTATCTCGGTTTAGACCGGATTGAAATCGATGAAGCCAAGGCCGGCGACATCATTGCCGTTTCTGGGATGGAAGACATCTACGTGGGTGAAACCGTGACTGATACTGAAGTTCAAGAAACCCTACCAGCCTTACACATCGATGAACCAACCCTACAAATGACCTTCTTAACCAACGACTCACCATTTGCTGGTCGTGAAGGGGATAAGGTGACCGCACGTAAGATTGAAGAACGGTTGAAATATGAACTTCACACCGACGTTTCCTTACGGGTTGAAGATACCGATCAACCAGACCAATGGGTCGTTTCTGGTCGTGGGGAACTCCACCTGTCCATCTTGATTGAAAATATGCGTCGTGAAGGCTTTGAACTTCAAGTATCGCGGCCAAAAGTTATCCGCAAGGTTATTGACGGAGTAGAATGTGAACCCTTTGAAGCCGTACAAATCGATACGCCAGAAGAATACCAAGGTGCCGTGATTCAATCCTTAAATGAACGCCACGGGACCATGCGTAATATGGAAAACACTGGACGGGGAACCGCGCGTTTAGAGTACTTAGTGCCTTCCCGGGGAATGATTGGTTACTCGACTGAATTTGTGCAAATGACCCATGGTTACGGAATCTTAAACCATACCTTTGAACAATACCAAGCTGTGATTAAGGAAGAAATCGGTGGCCGTCGTAATGGGGCCTTAGTTTCTACCGAAACTGGTAAGGCTACCACTTATGGGATCATGCAGGTTGAAGACCGCGGGACCATCTTTGTTGAACCGGGGACCGAAGTCTATGAAGGCATGATTGTTGGAGAAAATTCCCGTGAAGCGGACATTGACGTGAATATTGTTCGTTCTAAGAACTTAACTAACGTTCGTTCAGCTACCAAGGACCAAACCGCTACCATCAAGGCACCACGGATCCTAAACCTGGAACAATCGCTTGAATTTATGGATGACGATGAATACTGTGAAGTAACTCCAGAAAATGTGCGTCTCCGTAAACAAATCCTGAACAAGAGCGAACGGGCCCGTTACAATAAACGTAAAAAGAAAAATGACTAA
- a CDS encoding FtsW/RodA/SpoVE family cell cycle protein — protein MRLIHSASQGKASQAKSNKKSKKARKKAKFSHPIFQNFSWGLNQHILIPSFLLLVLGLIGVFSASSYRSLQETGYESATTYIVRQVVFAFIGTVVGLVTYRFKPDYFRKPKFRSGLLLVMTVLLLVVRFLMPAINGAKGWIILGPISIQPVEFLKPVMILLWADYLDRHRLAILNKGFFKTVKANLVLPLALFFWLGLVLTFPDTGGVLLLGLILGGMTLASGISSKYTLRTLGLGALAYVLVIGLLNLFDFSGSGDVNYRIQRFISFTDPFKVAKTSGLQLVNSFYALAMGGLLGQGPGNSIQKTGYLPEAHTDFIMAIIGEEYGFIGLFVILALYFYLTFYIFYRAKKIQNNFYQLVMIGVGFYFLSQAIVNLGGITGLIPITGVTFPFISYGGSSIMTTGIMVGLALAIDYRNRRMMLAQQFS, from the coding sequence ATGCGATTGATTCATTCAGCTAGTCAAGGCAAGGCTAGCCAAGCAAAATCCAATAAAAAAAGTAAAAAAGCCAGAAAAAAAGCCAAGTTTTCCCATCCGATTTTTCAAAACTTTTCCTGGGGTTTAAACCAGCATATCCTGATTCCTAGTTTTCTCTTGCTAGTGCTCGGTCTGATTGGGGTCTTTTCGGCTTCCAGTTACCGGTCCCTCCAAGAAACCGGCTATGAATCGGCCACCACTTATATTGTCCGCCAGGTTGTTTTTGCCTTCATTGGGACAGTTGTTGGCTTGGTGACTTATCGTTTTAAGCCTGATTACTTCAGAAAACCCAAGTTCAGAAGTGGCTTGCTCTTAGTGATGACAGTTCTTCTCCTGGTGGTGCGTTTCCTGATGCCAGCCATTAATGGGGCCAAGGGCTGGATTATTTTGGGGCCGATTTCGATTCAACCGGTCGAATTTCTTAAGCCCGTGATGATTCTGCTCTGGGCCGACTACCTAGACCGCCACCGCTTGGCGATCTTGAATAAGGGCTTCTTTAAGACGGTGAAGGCTAACCTGGTCCTTCCTTTGGCCTTATTTTTCTGGCTGGGGCTGGTCCTCACTTTCCCAGATACTGGGGGAGTCCTCTTATTAGGCTTAATCTTAGGGGGCATGACCCTAGCTTCAGGCATTTCCAGTAAGTATACCCTTAGAACCCTGGGACTAGGCGCCTTAGCCTATGTCCTCGTGATAGGGCTTTTGAACCTCTTCGATTTTTCGGGTTCAGGGGACGTCAACTACCGGATCCAGCGCTTTATTTCCTTTACTGATCCCTTCAAAGTCGCCAAGACTTCGGGACTGCAATTAGTTAATTCCTTCTATGCCTTAGCCATGGGGGGCTTACTGGGTCAAGGACCGGGCAACAGTATCCAAAAGACCGGCTACCTGCCTGAAGCCCATACCGACTTTATCATGGCGATCATCGGTGAAGAGTACGGCTTTATCGGCCTCTTTGTAATCTTAGCCCTTTATTTCTATCTCACCTTCTATATTTTTTACCGGGCCAAGAAAATTCAAAATAACTTCTACCAATTGGTCATGATTGGCGTGGGTTTCTATTTCCTCAGCCAGGCCATTGTCAACCTGGGCGGGATTACTGGTCTTATCCCCATTACTGGGGTGACCTTCCCCTTTATTTCCTACGGGGGTTCCTCAATCATGACGACTGGAATTATGGTAGGATTGGCCCTAGCCATTGACTACCGTAACCGCCGGATG